The genomic stretch agcagtgacactgggttccaggcttgttctcctgtttaggcctcactgtgatctatgtacactctatgcattctccccatgcaggttcacttgtgttcttctacctacaggcGCTGGGATAGAAACATCTTCCCAtggcactgacctaagcaagaatcaggccatgaaggaaaaggagaggctgattaaagagctgcagctcattaccgaggagagaaatgacctgagagatcgcctgaggtttctgacagagagatccatgaagaacaggtatgaatcacaccaaatgctcttgtttcattcctgggtctgcaaggtcacctttttcttatcctgttaaggttttgggttctagaaagctgtgcctccctaaccaccctgtgctaaacctcacctcccatatagtggagattcagaaccttacccttcctgaggagtgagattgaaaatggactcatctgcttccacttatttaaaagcagaacttgtggtctgaatgaagaattcagggataaagtcaggaagagtgagttcccagtgtgcatttgcaaagcccttgacagctggtggctttgcaagattgtaattgcagtgagtttatggtgagtctctgtacttgctaggcaggggactgagtgctggaagatccaggcagcagcctggagtaatataggacccaccctgagttcatatattcctaaatgccgatgttcattgtattctatcatttggggccaggccacacttcaggccaaatccatattatgaagacctggagagaatggaggaggcggtcatgtcaattctgcacaacttagagatggagaacactgaggtccatgagaacaaccataagctgaagaaggagattaccttctctaggtaagtcctggtcagaaaggctatcacttgtggaatggccatttctgactttctttgttctggattggacggtcttcagctctggttctatctcttgtgctatttacccatcagtgttccagggtcattaggactcagttttcagttccataaaagactgttactcatcccaggattgtctaggcatcttcagaaggctctagatagaacagtactgattgaagtcagcagaaggttattaggctgaccaggacctatggtgtcacactaggttttataaaattcagtgcgtggaccacatggttagcatgaccttctcttggttttactgacctcctttgagggtgttggcccactactaattgatgttggccccatgcattgggctttcatggatagttgtagatccatgttctttctcagaggtgtggacactaattggtgtcaggccaagcaaacaatttattcttccccgaattaactctttatggtttgtgcagcagccttatatgtatcaagatgcattttattaagtcttcatgggtatctgggatctggtagagttagtgggacttgggagtaggaatgggaggaagggccagcatgatcttactatgcatactgtatttccagaaacctgcttagccagctcctgatggagaacacatgtaggaagaagttggtccccctgaagcaggagagcaaggaggtacatcttgattgtgcactgaaccagaaatatttggttgactgcaacaagaaagataaagaccatcaacggccagaaccagcattatcaggtagggatgagcagatgtgttagcttaacaatatctgataaaatttgccaatttgatacatctttgcttctcttaccacctttctaatttacactcacaaccagccaaccacctcatgtaatggaattgttcattgctctgcctatgcacaagtattcttggaagttaaccacttttcagaaactgaattattgtgcaagcatattttgctgctctttttgaagctgcagtctagaaatggtgacagatgaataacatatctaaaattgcatatccatgtgatagattggatcctatgtagagttttgaacaatttcttggttcttgaacaattgacactctgtggtcatgtgacctcttgtgtaggaagcacctttgggataagaaccaagtgcaaatgtcaaattagtacttgtcattggctttaaccttggtgacatatggacatctcctttcttcctgcaacccgatgaggtctcttcccattgccctgttcttggtttgcactggtataagtctgggtcccagattggcagcccacattactgtgaggcttgctggagattttgccctgcccacagagttagcaacaatgatatcagttaaaaggtccatgtcgactgtccaatagaactgaggtggtagaaggcagcattctgacagctggcttgcatttcccgaccaaatcagtgtctgaaaaactgccttcctctcccaggtctcagaaagtgcaagagagctggaattggacacaccccagtaagagagcttcctgaagaataagttgctttctcaggagtccctgatgaccaacatcctgaatggtaacaacattttttggatgagtattcatcctctgcgttaatttgtcatttattagagaccctaaatttatataccactaagccatcctgactgattgaggtcttactcactttcttcttcagaaaacagcacttgagagacaacttgggggaccgcctttcattatttgtgctagaggagaaacagcaatacgtctgtgcttctaaatgttcgttaagaatatgctgtttagaaat from Rattus norvegicus strain BN/NHsdMcwi chromosome 19, GRCr8, whole genome shotgun sequence encodes the following:
- the LOC134483263 gene encoding uncharacterized protein LOC134483263 isoform X2 produces the protein MWSAGIETSSHGTDLSKNQAMKEKERLIKELQLITEERNDLRDRLRFLTERSMKNRPHFRPNPYYEDLERMEEAVMSILHNLEMENTEVHENNHKLKKEITFSRNLLSQLLMENTCRKKLVPLKQESKEVHLDCALNQKYLVDCNKKDKDHQRPEPALSGLRKCKRAGIGHTPVRELPEE